The Reinekea forsetii genome contains the following window.
AACCCGATCAGCGCCATCGTGCAGAATGTACAGAATATCAAGCGGCGCATCGCGCCCGACCTGGCCATCAATCAGCTCCAGGCCGAGAAAAGCGGTATTGAACTGGACCATCTGAACCATTATCTCACCGAACGCAAAATACACGCATTCTTGGATAATATTTCTCAGTCGGGTATTCGGGCCTCGAACCTGGTCACCAATATGCTGCAGTTTAGCCGTGAAAGTGGCGTGAATATGCAACCCTGCTTGATTGTCGATGTACTCGAAAAGGCTATTAACATTGCCATAACCGACGATCGCCTGAGCGATTTCAAAGACAATTTCGACCTCAATTTCGACCAAGACTTTGCCGCACCCCAGGCTCTGGTTGCCGGAGTATTTAGTGAACTGGAGCAGGTCTTACTCAATCTGATCAAAAATGCGGTATTCGCCATCAAAGAGCGCATGCTGAGTCTGAACGATATTGATGAGGGTATAATCCATATTCATCAATACGTCTTAGATAACCAATGTATTATCAGCGTTGTCGACAACGGCATCGGCATGAGCGCGCAAACGCGCAAGAAAATATTTGAGCCATTTTTTACCACCAAAGAAGTTGGCGCAGGCACTGGCTTGGGTCTGTCCGTCAGCTATTTCATTGTTTGCTCACACCATAACGGGCAAATGCAGGTGGAATCGGAATTCGGCCATGGCTGTCGTTTCGAGATCACCCTACCACTCTATATCGAGGCATAAGCAATTGGGTTACCGACTGACAAAGATCTACACCAAAACCGGCGACAACGGCACGACCGGCTTGGGCATCAATGAACGCATCGCCAAGGACAGCCTAAGGATTCAGGCCATTGGCGATATAGACGAGCTCAACAGCACCCTGGGTTTCTTTATTGAGAGTGTGGCGCCGACCTCCACGCATCGTGACGAACTGCGCCAAATTCAACACGACCTGTTCGACCTAGGCGGCGAGTTGGCCATGCCCGACTACAGCCTGCTCGACGGTGCCATTATCGACCAGCTGGAAGCCTTAATCGACCGCGATAACGCCGAGCTGCCACCGCTGACTAACTTTATCTTACCCGGCGGTAACGAAGCGGCCGCGCGCTGCCATATGGCACGGGCCCTATGCCGACGGGTGGAACGCACCGTGGTGACCTTCAACCGCGCCGAGGACAAGCCCCATACCCTGGCGCAAACCTACCTCAACCGCTTATCGGACTATCTCTTTGTCTTGGCACGCCTATTGGTGCAAGAGCAAGGCGATGCTGAAGTATTGTGGCAGTCGCGCCACCGCAGAGACCCCAAATAGCCTAACAACAGGCGCACAGAACACCCTATCGCGGCAGCTCAGGCTGCTGCGCTGATTCATTCGAACTCGATGAGATCCCTTCTCCCCGCCCCTGCGTATTGATACCCAACGCATCGAAAGGCTTCTGGCAATTGGTCTAGCCTTGCCGACTGGTATTCATTTAACCAAGCCATCAGCCTTAGGTAGACCGATAGAGGCCCGTTATCGAGGAGAAACGCAGCGTGACTCGCAGTAGTTTGACCATCTTTTACGACGCCCAGTGCCCCTTATGCAATCTGGAAATGCAGAAGCTAAAGGATCAGGACACAGCAGGCTTAATCATCTTGGTGGATTTGCACCAGGCGGACTTCGAACAGCAATTTCCGCATGTCGATCGAGCTCAAGCGCTTAAGATCCTCTACGGCGAATATCAGGGTGAGCCTCTGAGAGCGATGGATGTAACCCATAGGGCCTGGACGCTGGTCGGTCGAGGAACCCTAGTAGCCCCACTGCGCTGGCCCATCATTCGGCCACTGGCCCATCTCGTCTATCTGCTCCTGGCCAAATACCGCCGCCCTATTTCCCATTTTTTATTTAC
Protein-coding sequences here:
- a CDS encoding thiol-disulfide oxidoreductase DCC family protein, with the protein product MTRSSLTIFYDAQCPLCNLEMQKLKDQDTAGLIILVDLHQADFEQQFPHVDRAQALKILYGEYQGEPLRAMDVTHRAWTLVGRGTLVAPLRWPIIRPLAHLVYLLLAKYRRPISHFLFTRFGLGLAVCDQGTCYEQTNHSNHRG
- a CDS encoding cob(I)yrinic acid a,c-diamide adenosyltransferase, which produces MGYRLTKIYTKTGDNGTTGLGINERIAKDSLRIQAIGDIDELNSTLGFFIESVAPTSTHRDELRQIQHDLFDLGGELAMPDYSLLDGAIIDQLEALIDRDNAELPPLTNFILPGGNEAAARCHMARALCRRVERTVVTFNRAEDKPHTLAQTYLNRLSDYLFVLARLLVQEQGDAEVLWQSRHRRDPK